The Poecile atricapillus isolate bPoeAtr1 chromosome 37, bPoeAtr1.hap1, whole genome shotgun sequence genome window below encodes:
- the LOC131591049 gene encoding neurexin-2-beta-like, giving the protein MNLFATWEVDRSSPSCVPRLFSLTLRRLVLVREVAKDLGSVVIAVKLQGSKRILRSNEIPLPPGGPPETEAAAHLLPAVPPARPARVSSSLSTTHHVHHFHGRHGTAPIAINRAPFLTRGHHAGTTYIFGKGGALITYTWPPNDRPSTRADRLALGFSTRQRDAVLLRVESAAGLGDFLQLHIVQGAVGVLFNVGTEDIALEERGAAVSDGRFHVVRFTRSGGNATLQVDGGPLHERYPPGSGDSERLALARQRIPFRLGRVVDEWLLDKGRQLTIFNSQARVRVGGRDRGRPFQGQLSGLYYNGLKLLALAAEGHPRVRLEGDLRLVGDPPPPPAPPGATPAPPDMATTIMETTTTMATTTTRRGRSPTLRDTVAQNTDDLLVASAECPSDDEDLEECEPGTGGELVLPASPGPPAPPAAPRAPPGCGPDCDEPSGFASGEAADPDPDPGHAPGPEQPPADDEDFAGLGGGGNPEAAAPPAATAAPRGAGTEPTVAGAAPPGLVPAGERHPREGAGGGRRGGGSAPPVTRRPPVPPTAAPGAVEVVREAGGTTGMVVGIVAAAALCILILLYAMYKYRNRDEGSYQVDQSRHYIGAAPAAPGGGPGGAPGAASPTPPAGTPKEKAAPAPPKAPGKARRNKDKEYYV; this is encoded by the exons ATGAACCTGTTCGCCACATGGGAGGTGGATCGCAGCTCGCCCAGCTGCGTGCCCAG GCTGTTCAGCCTCACCCTGCGGCGCCTCGTGCTGGTCCGGGAGGTGGCCAAAGACCTGGGCTCGGTGGTCATCGCGGTCAAGCTGCAG ggCTCCAAGCGGATCCTTCGCTCCAACGAGATCCCGCTGCCCCCCGGGGGCCCCCCCGAGACCGAGGCTGCAGCTCACCTTCTCCCTGCAG tgccccccgcccgccccgcccgcgtCTCCTCCAGCCTCTCGACCACCCACCACGTGCACCATTTCCACGGGCGCCACGGCACGGCCCCCATCGCCATCAACCGCGCGCCCTTCCTCACCCGCGGGCACCACG CGGGCACCACGTACATTTTCGGCAAGGGGGGGGCCCTGATCACCTACACGTGGCCCCCCAATGACCGGCCCAGCACCCGCGCTGACCGCCTGGCCCTGGGCTTCAGCACCCGGCAGCGCGACGCGGTGCTGCTGCGCGTGGAGAGCGCGGCCGGGCTCGGAGacttcctgcagctccacatT GTTCAGGGGGCCGTGGGGGTCCTGTTCAACGTGGGCACCGAGGACATCGCGCTGGAGGAGCGGGGGGCGGCCGTCAGCGATGGGCGCTTCCACGTCGTCCGCTTCACACGCAGCGGCGGCAACGCCACGCTCCAGGTGGACGGCGGCCCCCTGCACGAGCGTTACCCGCCAG GCAGCGGGGACAGCGAGCGGCTGGCGCTGGCGCGGCAGCGCATCCCCTTCCGCCTGGGGCGGGTGGTCGATGAGTGGCTGCTCGACAAAG GCCGGCAGCTGACCATCTTCAACAGCCAGGCGCGCGTGCGGGTGGGGGGCCGGGACCGCGGCCGCCCCTTCCAGGGGCAGCTCTCGGGGCTCTACTACAACGGGCTGAAGCTGCTGGCGCTGGCGGCCGAGGGACACCCCCGTGTGCGGCTCGAGGGGGACCTGCGGCTCGTGGGGgacccccccccgccccccgcgccccccggcGCCACCCCCGCGCCCCCCGACATGGCCACCACCATCATGGAGACCACCACCACCATGGCCACGACCACCACCCGCCGTGGGCGCTCGCCCACCCTGCGCGACACCGTCGCCCAG AACACGGACGATCTGCTGGTGGCCTCGGCCGAGTGTCCGAGCGATGATGAGGACCTGGAGGAGTGTGAGCCGGGCACAG GCGGGGAGCTGGTGCTGCCGGCGtccccgggcccccccgcgccccccgccgccccccgcgctCCCCCGGGCTGCGGCCCCGACTGCGACGAGCCCTCGGGCTTCGCCTCGGGGGAGGCGGCGGACCCCGACCCCGACCCCGGCCACGCTCCCGGCCCCGAGCAGCCGCCGGCCGACGACGAGGACTTCGCGGGGCTGGGGGGCGGGGGGAACCCCGAGGCCGCCGCCCCCCCGGCGGCCACGGCCGCGCCCCGCGGCGCCGGGACCGAGCCCACGGTGGCGGGCGCGGCTCCTCCCGGGCTGGTGCCGGCGGGCGAGCGGCACCCGCGGGAGGGCGCGGGCGGGGGACGGCGCGGGGGGGGCTCGGCACCGCCCGTGACCCGGcgcccccccgtgccccccacaGCCGCGCCCGGAGCGGTGGAGGTGGTGCGGGAGGCGGGCGGCACCACCGGCATGGTGGTCGGCATCGTGGCGGCCGCCGCGCTCTGCATCCTCATCCTGCTCTACGCCATGTACAAGTACCGCAACCGCGACGAGGGCTCCTACCAGGTGGACCAGAGCCGCCACTACAtcggggccgcccccgccgcgcccggGGGGGGCCCGGGAGGGGCCCCCGGCGCCGCGTCCCCGACCCCGCCCGCCGGGACCCCCAAGGAGAAGGCGGCGCCCGCGCCCCCCAAAGCGCCGGGCAAAGCGCGGCGCAACAAGGACAAGGAGTATTACGTGTGA
- the FRMD8 gene encoding FERM domain-containing protein 8 has protein sequence MDGEGEGEGEGASAPPGAAALLYLPDGSALPLPLEPPPGPTAAELLRRLQGALRLPPAAGDALALWLGSELLEVQLKPRHRPLRLVRHWPELLLRFSLGSPAAIAQDEPCLQLRRNVFFPKSRELELQEEELLRLLYEEAREQLQAGRYPVDPPEAAELGGLSCRLRLGPFEPGRHTELSLRPMLGELLPPGPPTRWGALFRRSREPGPSQRLLEAFARAPGPEAPPAGLYRDFLRRCHALPGYGCAFFPGAIERPSGGLLGRGGLRPVSVAVGLEGVTIIDPRQKHVLLSLTYPELCWELVGAVGQDGDPAGQDGDPTEPPQLWLEFDGDHEGAPVNRLLRVFSPQAELMSALIECCIELGGAAPPPEDQATPPAAAAAATPTEPGGAHGAPLRRQQSVTRPRLQRLATIDYVREGQELRRVKPPRRSASFFSRGGGGGGSYSPVAGGTGGAGSEKG, from the exons ATGGacggggaaggggagggggagggggagggcgCGTCCGCCCCACCGGGGGCTGCCG ccctgctgtacCTGCCGGACGGGTcggcgctgccgctgccgctggagccgccgccgggccccacggccgcggagctgctgcgcCGGCTGCAGGGAGCGCTGCGcctcccgcccgccgccgggGACGCGCTTGCCCTGTGGCTGGGGTCGGAGCTGCTCG AGGTGCAGCTGAAGCCGCGGCACCGACCCCTGCGCTTGGTCCGGCACTggccggagctgctgctgcgCTTCAGCCTCGGCTCGCCCGCGGCCATCGCCCAAG ATGAGCCGTGTCTGCAGCTGCGCAGGAACGTGTTCTTCCCTAAGAGCCGCGAGCTGGAG ctgcaggaggaggagctgctgcggtTGCTCTATGAGGAGGCGCGGGAGCAGCTGCAGGCGGGGCGTTACCCCGTGGACCCTCCCGAGGCCGCcgagctgggggggctcagctgCCGCCTGCGCCTGGGGCCCTTCGAGCCCGGCCGGCACACGGAGCTCAGCCTGCG GCCGATGCTGGGGGAGTTGCTGCCGCCGGGTCCTCCGACCCGCTGGGGGGCGCTGTTCCGGCGCTCGCGGGAGCCGGGCCCCTCCCAGCGACTGCTCGAGGCCTTCGCGCGTGCGCCGGGCCCCGAGGCGCCCCCTGCCGGATTGTACCGGGACTTCCTGCGGCGCTGCCACGCCCTGCCCGGCTACGG GTGCGCCTTCTTCCCGGGAGCCATTGAGCGGCCATCTGGGGGGCTGCTGGGCCGGGGGGGGCTGCGCCCCGTCAGCGTCGCCGTGGGGCTCGAGGGGGTCACCATCATTGACCCCCGCCAGAAG CACGTGCTGCTGTCCCTGACGTACCccgagctgtgctgggagctggtgggggctgtggggcaggatggggacCCCGCGGGGCAGGATGGGGaccccacagagcccccccagctctggCTCGAGTTCGACGGCGACCACGAGGGAGCCCCTGTGAACCGATTGCTGCGCGTGTTCTCCCCACAG GCGGAGCTGATGAGCGCCCTCATCGAGTGCTGCATCGAGCtgggcggggcggccccgccccccgaggaccaggccacgccccccgccgcggccgccgcggCCACGCCCACCGAGCCGGGCGGCGCGCACGGCGCCCCCTTGCGGCGGCAGCAGAGCGTGACCCGGCCCCGCCTCCAGCGCCTCGCGACCATCGACTACGTGCGGGAGG ggcaggagctgcggCGGGTGAAGCCCCCCCGGCGCTCGGCGTCCTTCTTCAGtcggggagggggcgggggcggcTCCTACAGCCCCGTGgcggggggcacggggggggcCGGGTCCGAgaagggctga